Proteins co-encoded in one Bacilli bacterium PM5-9 genomic window:
- a CDS encoding 1-acyl-sn-glycerol-3-phosphate acyltransferase (product_source=TIGR00530; cath_funfam=3.40.50.1110; cog=COG2755; pfam=PF01553,PF13472; smart=SM00563; superfamily=46934,52266; tigrfam=TIGR00530): MNKNFELLKVVSAFFRYYFKARRSLKNDDYQQQYRFLKEMSKDVNKSFKLDVEVINLNDDLDLNGCFILANHHDNLDIYTLVYHFDSPIKFIAKKELFEIPIFKTFMNLSHSYSLDRSNPRQGVKVFKDALNDVENNNSNVVIFPEGTRSKTPLLLEFNSGLFNIIKRTTKPFVPIYIEYDKENFKKVRLVIGKAIKNDEYKSLNGVALRDLVFQKVCKMKKEYSLVQNKYNILGLGDSITFGEDENGSFENGYFDKVVQRFDDEGILQTSFNLSIPGSTIDDLEMMIKENNYLEISNKYLKNRVSDDELKKYQEKNSDTFENYIKNADCILMSIGANDILKIVQKKIKIDKDNIYQEFSSVYLKITTLLELIFSINVNVKIILLGLYFPYPHSKSLSKFNDMKALDLFYQKLSNKFKNVSCPSIYQEIEDNKEQYLPNRNNFHLSSEGYDFLSNEVIKSFQGFYK; the protein is encoded by the coding sequence GTGAATAAAAATTTTGAATTATTAAAAGTTGTTAGTGCTTTTTTTAGATATTACTTTAAAGCAAGAAGATCATTGAAAAATGATGACTATCAACAACAGTATCGCTTTTTAAAAGAAATGTCCAAAGATGTTAACAAATCTTTTAAATTGGATGTTGAAGTTATAAATTTAAATGATGACTTAGATTTAAATGGTTGTTTTATTTTAGCAAATCATCATGATAACTTGGATATTTATACTTTGGTTTATCATTTTGATTCACCAATAAAGTTTATTGCTAAAAAAGAATTGTTTGAGATACCAATTTTTAAAACTTTTATGAATTTATCTCATTCTTATTCACTAGACCGTAGTAATCCAAGGCAAGGTGTTAAGGTTTTTAAAGATGCATTGAATGATGTTGAAAACAATAATAGTAATGTTGTAATTTTCCCTGAGGGGACAAGAAGCAAGACACCATTACTTTTAGAGTTTAATAGTGGTTTATTTAATATTATTAAAAGAACAACCAAACCTTTTGTTCCAATCTATATTGAATATGATAAAGAGAACTTTAAAAAAGTTAGACTAGTTATTGGTAAAGCTATTAAAAATGATGAATATAAATCATTAAATGGAGTTGCTTTAAGGGATTTAGTTTTTCAAAAAGTTTGTAAAATGAAAAAGGAATATAGTTTAGTTCAAAACAAATATAATATTTTAGGATTGGGTGATTCTATTACTTTTGGTGAGGATGAAAATGGTTCTTTTGAAAATGGATACTTTGATAAAGTAGTACAACGATTCGATGATGAGGGTATTTTACAAACATCATTTAATTTGTCTATACCAGGCTCAACAATTGATGATTTAGAAATGATGATTAAAGAAAATAATTATCTTGAAATTAGTAATAAATATTTAAAAAATAGAGTTAGCGATGATGAGTTAAAAAAATATCAAGAAAAAAATTCTGATACATTTGAAAATTATATTAAAAATGCTGATTGTATTTTAATGAGTATAGGTGCTAATGATATTTTAAAAATAGTTCAAAAGAAAATTAAAATAGATAAAGATAATATTTATCAAGAGTTTAGTAGTGTCTATTTAAAAATAACAACTTTATTAGAATTAATATTTTCTATAAATGTAAATGTTAAGATAATTCTTTTAGGTTTATATTTTCCATATCCACACTCAAAATCATTATCTAAATTTAATGATATGAAAGCACTAGACTTGTTTTATCAAAAATTAAGCAACAAATTTAAAAATGTAAGTTGTCCATCAATCTATCAAGAAATAGAAGATAATAAAGAACAATATTTACCTAATCGAAATAATTTTCATTTAAGCAGCGAGGGATATGATTTTTTAAGTAATGAAGTTATAAAGTCATTTCAAGGTTTTTATAAGTAA
- a CDS encoding phenylalanyl-tRNA synthetase alpha chain (product_source=KO:K01889; cath_funfam=3.30.930.10; cog=COG0016; ko=KO:K01889; pfam=PF01409,PF02912; superfamily=55681; tigrfam=TIGR00468) yields the protein MLEDLKLEIINQVNDAKTLEDLKQVKVDVLGKKGSITALTKTMKDKTDEEKKTFGKQLHELKEYTGIILEQKEVFLNEKKIKEDIKSQAIDIFLPRTEFSKGSLHPLSMITNEIESFFRSLGYSINEGNEIEEDKFNFEMLNIPKNHPARDMQDTFYFNAEELLRTHTSPVQSRTMVANEDKTTPVRMICPGKVYRRDEDDATHSHQFMQVEGLVVDKDISLADLKGTLELFARQMFGKSTQVRFRPSYFPFTEPSVEVDLTCHICKGKGCNVCKQSGWIEILGAGQVHPNVIENAGYDPDVYQGFAFGMGIERIAMLKYGIDDIRHFYGNNVDFLNQFDKVK from the coding sequence ATGTTAGAAGATTTAAAATTAGAGATAATTAATCAAGTAAATGATGCAAAAACTTTAGAAGATTTAAAACAAGTAAAAGTTGATGTTTTAGGTAAAAAAGGATCTATTACAGCATTAACTAAAACAATGAAAGATAAGACAGATGAGGAAAAGAAGACTTTTGGAAAACAACTTCATGAATTAAAAGAATATACTGGAATTATTCTTGAACAAAAAGAAGTATTTTTGAATGAGAAAAAAATTAAAGAAGACATTAAATCACAAGCAATTGATATTTTTCTACCAAGAACTGAATTTTCAAAAGGTTCATTACATCCATTAAGTATGATTACTAATGAAATTGAAAGCTTTTTCAGATCGTTAGGTTATAGTATTAATGAGGGTAATGAAATAGAAGAAGATAAATTTAATTTTGAAATGTTAAACATTCCTAAAAATCATCCTGCTCGTGATATGCAAGATACATTTTATTTTAATGCTGAAGAGTTACTTAGAACACATACTTCACCAGTTCAATCAAGAACGATGGTTGCTAATGAAGACAAAACAACACCTGTTAGAATGATTTGTCCTGGTAAAGTTTATCGCCGTGATGAAGATGATGCAACTCATTCTCATCAATTTATGCAAGTGGAAGGACTAGTTGTCGATAAAGATATTTCTTTAGCTGATTTGAAAGGTACTTTAGAATTATTTGCTAGACAAATGTTTGGTAAAAGTACTCAAGTAAGATTTAGACCAAGTTATTTTCCATTTACAGAGCCTTCAGTAGAAGTTGATTTAACTTGTCATATTTGTAAAGGAAAAGGCTGCAATGTATGTAAGCAAAGCGGTTGGATTGAAATTTTAGGTGCTGGTCAAGTACATCCAAATGTAATTGAAAATGCTGGTTATGATCCAGATGTTTATCAAGGATTTGCATTTGGTATGGGAATTGAGCGTATTGCAATGCTTAAATATGGTATTGATGATATTAGACATTTTTATGGAAATAATGTTGATTTTCTAAATCAATTTGATAAAGTAAAATAG
- a CDS encoding BirA family biotin operon repressor/biotin-[acetyl-CoA-carboxylase] ligase (product_source=KO:K03524; cath_funfam=3.30.930.10; cog=COG0340; ko=KO:K03524; pfam=PF03099; superfamily=55681; tigrfam=TIGR00121), whose product MDKIRINNLLKSNNFFDIEIVEEIESTSKYLLENNKLFKKNKVLIALNQTNGVGQYGRKYYCYENDGLYFSLLLKKYHSNINVSQLTMIFSIIIVEVFNELYQKDLKIKWVNDIFYENRKVAGILIQTTYDENELDVVVGIGINLFKPTNGFNKVIDDIAGAIFTDEKIDKDMIITCIINKFINYYFNDNIKEIHQKYLSKSLVLKKSVYLNDELVYIDNINEDGSLEVIKNGEILNVVSGRIKLGVKK is encoded by the coding sequence ATGGATAAAATAAGAATAAATAATTTATTAAAATCAAATAATTTTTTTGATATTGAAATTGTTGAAGAAATAGAGTCGACTAGTAAATATTTATTAGAAAATAATAAGTTGTTTAAAAAAAATAAAGTGTTAATTGCATTAAATCAAACAAATGGTGTAGGACAATATGGAAGAAAATATTACTGTTATGAAAATGATGGTTTATATTTTAGTTTATTATTAAAGAAATATCACTCAAACATTAATGTAAGCCAACTGACAATGATTTTTTCAATAATTATTGTTGAAGTGTTTAATGAATTGTATCAAAAGGATTTGAAAATTAAATGGGTTAATGATATTTTTTATGAAAATAGAAAAGTTGCAGGCATTTTAATACAAACTACCTATGATGAAAATGAATTGGATGTTGTTGTGGGAATAGGAATAAATCTATTTAAACCAACAAATGGCTTTAATAAAGTAATTGATGATATTGCTGGTGCAATTTTTACTGATGAAAAAATTGATAAAGATATGATAATTACATGCATAATTAATAAATTTATTAATTATTACTTCAATGATAATATTAAGGAAATTCATCAAAAATATTTAAGTAAATCACTTGTTTTAAAGAAGAGTGTTTATTTAAATGATGAATTAGTATATATAGATAATATTAATGAAGATGGATCACTTGAAGTAATAAAAAATGGTGAAATTTTAAATGTAGTAAGTGGAAGAATAAAGTTAGGAGTAAAAAAATGA
- a CDS encoding 3-oxoacyl-[acyl-carrier-protein] synthase II (product_source=KO:K09458; cath_funfam=3.40.47.10; cog=COG0304; ko=KO:K09458; pfam=PF00109,PF02801; superfamily=53901; tigrfam=TIGR03150), with product MKKRVVITGLGIVSPIGNEVNEAYTNAINGVNGINTITSFDTSDLKVKIAAQVKDFDQLKHLSKRDARRQDLFCQYAVYAASEAYQDAGLNDENHKASDLGVIIGTGMGGMQTFAKDLNTAFEKGISKIPPMFVPMIIPNMAAGNVAIALNAQNHCSCTTTACSAGTNAIGDAFKWIQMGNAKVMMAGGSEAGVCLHTLSGFNALSALSTNEDPNNASRPFDADRDGFVLGEGSGVLILEELEHAKARNAKIYAEIVGYGSTCDAYHITSPSGVGAISAIKMALKDANVEANKIDYINAHGTSTPLNDKFESAAIKEVFSDNLDNLSISSTKSMHGHALGGAGGIEAVLTIKTIENNIIPPTINYKNFDEDCDLDYTPNVKKEKTVNYAISNSLGFGGHNAIIVFRKYGE from the coding sequence ATGAAAAAAAGAGTTGTTATTACAGGGCTTGGAATTGTTAGCCCAATAGGAAATGAAGTTAATGAAGCATATACAAATGCAATTAACGGTGTTAATGGAATTAATACAATAACATCATTTGATACAAGTGATTTAAAAGTTAAAATTGCTGCTCAAGTTAAAGATTTTGACCAATTAAAACATTTAAGCAAAAGAGATGCTCGTAGACAAGATTTATTTTGTCAATATGCTGTTTATGCAGCAAGTGAAGCTTATCAAGATGCTGGTTTGAATGATGAAAACCACAAAGCAAGTGATTTAGGTGTAATAATTGGAACTGGAATGGGTGGAATGCAAACCTTTGCTAAAGATTTAAACACTGCATTTGAAAAAGGAATTAGTAAAATCCCACCAATGTTTGTGCCAATGATTATTCCAAATATGGCTGCAGGTAATGTTGCGATTGCTTTAAATGCTCAAAATCATTGTAGTTGCACAACAACAGCATGCTCTGCTGGTACAAATGCTATTGGTGATGCTTTTAAATGGATTCAAATGGGAAATGCTAAAGTAATGATGGCAGGTGGAAGTGAAGCAGGTGTATGTTTACATACTTTATCTGGATTTAATGCTTTAAGTGCTTTAAGTACTAATGAAGATCCAAACAATGCTTCAAGACCATTTGATGCTGATCGTGATGGTTTTGTTTTAGGTGAAGGATCAGGTGTTTTAATTTTAGAAGAATTAGAACATGCTAAGGCTAGAAATGCTAAGATATATGCTGAAATTGTCGGATACGGTTCAACTTGTGATGCATATCATATTACTTCACCAAGTGGTGTTGGTGCAATTAGTGCAATAAAAATGGCCTTAAAAGATGCAAATGTAGAAGCAAATAAAATTGATTATATTAATGCTCATGGAACAAGCACTCCATTAAATGATAAGTTTGAAAGTGCTGCAATAAAAGAAGTATTTAGTGATAATTTAGATAATTTATCAATTTCATCAACTAAATCAATGCATGGTCATGCTTTAGGTGGTGCTGGTGGTATTGAAGCTGTTTTAACAATCAAAACTATTGAAAACAATATTATTCCACCAACAATTAATTATAAAAACTTTGATGAAGACTGCGATTTAGATTATACGCCAAATGTTAAAAAAGAAAAAACAGTTAATTATGCAATATCTAATTCATTAGGTTTTGGTGGTCATAATGCTATTATCGTATTTAGAAAGTATGGTGAATAA
- a CDS encoding holo-[acyl-carrier protein] synthase (product_source=KO:K00997; cath_funfam=3.90.470.20; cog=COG0736; ko=KO:K00997; pfam=PF01648; superfamily=56214; tigrfam=TIGR00516) gives MLLKSNVGIDLVYMPRLLNKLDDSKFINKVLTLKELEIFNSLDNQRRKLEFISGRFACKEAYAKALKKGIGKIDFKDFEVLKDENNAPFSSLVNAQVSISHDEDYAIAIVVVGDKSE, from the coding sequence TTGCTATTGAAGTCTAATGTTGGTATTGATTTAGTGTATATGCCAAGGCTTTTAAATAAACTAGATGATAGTAAATTTATTAATAAAGTATTAACTTTAAAGGAATTAGAAATTTTTAATTCATTAGATAATCAAAGACGAAAACTAGAATTTATTAGTGGTCGCTTTGCTTGTAAGGAAGCGTATGCAAAAGCTTTGAAAAAGGGTATTGGTAAAATTGATTTTAAAGATTTTGAAGTATTAAAAGATGAAAATAATGCACCATTTTCTTCGCTAGTTAATGCTCAAGTGAGCATTAGTCATGATGAAGATTATGCGATTGCTATTGTTGTTGTAGGTGATAAGAGTGAATAA
- a CDS encoding ubiquinone/menaquinone biosynthesis C-methylase UbiE (product_source=COG2226; cath_funfam=3.40.50.150; cog=COG2226; pfam=PF08241; superfamily=53335): MIMNKFERKSRDAYNKKAFEYDKTPEGKFTRHFNDLIYKTILINQNDSILDVACGNGRLLDMFARKKDINLYGVDIAEEMIVNAKKLYPTIEFAVGSCEKIPFDDNKFEVIINCASFHHFPNPSEFAKEVNRLLKNNGTLYIADVYYPNWLRIILNPFVPLSKSGDVKFYSPQNIINIFKNYNIRHIETIIDNNIQLLKFVK; this comes from the coding sequence ATGATAATGAATAAATTTGAGAGAAAGTCTAGAGATGCTTATAATAAGAAAGCTTTTGAATATGATAAAACACCAGAAGGAAAATTTACAAGACACTTCAATGATCTTATATATAAAACCATATTAATCAATCAAAACGATTCAATTTTGGATGTCGCTTGTGGCAATGGGCGTTTATTAGATATGTTTGCAAGAAAAAAAGATATTAATTTATATGGAGTTGATATAGCTGAAGAAATGATTGTAAATGCTAAAAAGCTATATCCAACAATAGAATTTGCTGTTGGAAGTTGTGAAAAGATACCATTTGATGATAATAAATTTGAAGTTATTATCAATTGTGCATCATTTCATCACTTTCCTAATCCAAGTGAATTTGCAAAGGAAGTAAATAGATTGTTAAAAAATAATGGTACTCTGTATATAGCAGATGTTTACTATCCAAATTGGCTAAGAATTATTTTAAATCCATTTGTGCCATTATCAAAAAGTGGAGATGTAAAATTTTATTCGCCTCAAAATATTATCAACATATTTAAAAACTATAATATTAGACATATTGAAACCATTATTGATAATAATATACAATTACTTAAGTTTGTTAAATGA
- a CDS encoding 3-hydroxyacyl-[acyl-carrier-protein] dehydratase (product_source=KO:K02372; cath_funfam=3.10.129.10; cog=COG0764; ko=KO:K02372; pfam=PF07977; superfamily=54637; tigrfam=TIGR01750) — translation MLLSYLESMVNKMVLNSNQIQEIIPHRYPFLLVDKVIHLSLEEQKVVAIKNVSANEMHFMGHFPQKHVMPGVLIVEALAQAGAILLLSKEENKGKIAFFAGIDNCRFKKQVVPGDTLRLEVELIKMKSFMGIASAKAYVEDKLVVSGEIKFAIEV, via the coding sequence ATGCTATTATCGTATTTAGAAAGTATGGTGAATAAAATGGTTTTAAACTCAAATCAAATTCAAGAAATAATACCACATCGTTACCCTTTTTTATTAGTAGATAAAGTAATTCATTTATCATTAGAAGAACAAAAAGTAGTTGCAATAAAAAATGTTAGTGCAAATGAGATGCATTTTATGGGGCACTTTCCACAAAAGCATGTTATGCCAGGTGTTTTAATTGTTGAAGCATTGGCTCAAGCAGGTGCAATCTTACTTTTATCAAAAGAAGAGAATAAGGGGAAAATTGCTTTTTTTGCTGGAATTGACAATTGTCGCTTTAAAAAACAGGTTGTGCCTGGTGATACACTAAGATTGGAAGTTGAATTAATTAAAATGAAATCATTTATGGGAATCGCAAGTGCTAAAGCATATGTTGAAGATAAATTAGTTGTAAGTGGAGAAATAAAGTTTGCTATTGAAGTCTAA
- a CDS encoding biotin transport system substrate-specific component (product_source=KO:K03523; cog=COG1268; ko=KO:K03523; pfam=PF02632; superfamily=81345; transmembrane_helix_parts=Inside_1_6,TMhelix_7_24,Outside_25_27,TMhelix_28_47,Inside_48_51,TMhelix_52_71,Outside_72_75,TMhelix_76_98,Inside_99_109,TMhelix_110_132,Outside_133_141,TMhelix_142_164,Inside_165_179), producing MKVEKIVRGAFFIVLFFIASNIIPQFQILGVPFTFQTLIILLVPFFFNVKDMIIWYISLLLLCLIGFPIMSGYSGGLSVFIGPSAGFIYGWLIKLLVIKLTLIYNKSNLIIIGSMIVGTILDLLIGACWLSLLSNTDIFMNIKVVLISFLPFGIVKVIIAYFIIQKIPVKYLENNREVA from the coding sequence ATGAAAGTTGAAAAGATAGTAAGAGGAGCATTTTTTATTGTTTTATTTTTTATCGCATCTAATATAATTCCTCAGTTTCAAATTTTAGGTGTACCTTTTACTTTTCAAACATTAATAATCTTGTTAGTACCATTCTTTTTTAATGTAAAAGATATGATTATATGGTATATATCACTATTATTGCTTTGTTTAATTGGATTTCCCATCATGAGTGGTTATAGTGGTGGCTTATCAGTTTTTATTGGACCAAGTGCAGGTTTTATCTATGGTTGGTTGATAAAGTTACTTGTTATTAAGTTAACATTAATTTATAATAAGAGTAATTTAATTATTATAGGTTCAATGATTGTTGGAACAATACTTGATTTATTAATTGGTGCTTGTTGGTTAAGTTTGCTATCAAACACTGATATATTCATGAACATTAAGGTAGTTTTAATAAGCTTTTTACCATTTGGAATTGTAAAAGTTATAATTGCATATTTTATTATTCAAAAAATTCCAGTTAAATATTTAGAGAATAATAGGGAGGTTGCTTAA
- a CDS encoding cystathionine beta-lyase (product_source=KO:K14155; cath_funfam=3.40.640.10; cog=COG1168; ko=KO:K14155; pfam=PF00155; superfamily=53383; tigrfam=TIGR04350), translating to MYDFDKIIDRRKYHSIKYKNLDDEYLMMGTADMDFESATEIKEALIKKAQQGIYGYEFKTKEYYNSIINWYSRHYNWNIKQEWIYNSPGIWTGLRICIDTFTKKSDKILVNGPVFHPIHAIIEKSEREMVVNELVRKDNHYEIDFIDFEKQLQSGIKLFVLINPQNPTGRIFNYDELLKIAKLCLKYNVLIISDEVHGNITFDNNKFIPIASIDEKIAQNTITISSVSKAYNLQGLTYAYLIMPNKKHQEEYNNSLQGYDLDFATNIFSMSALQSAFDFGDEWLNELNKYLQKNLDFLQTFIEKNIPSIKVIRPEGSYLVWLDVSSLNLNADELEKLFIEKGKMYFSFESSFGLNDGNYLRLNFGCSRVILKRALDRIKELIQNDNE from the coding sequence ATGTATGATTTTGATAAAATAATTGATCGAAGAAAATACCATTCAATAAAATATAAAAACCTTGATGATGAATATTTAATGATGGGTACTGCTGATATGGATTTTGAATCAGCAACTGAGATTAAAGAAGCATTAATTAAAAAAGCACAACAAGGTATTTATGGATATGAGTTTAAAACAAAAGAGTATTATAATTCAATAATTAATTGGTATTCTAGGCATTATAATTGGAATATAAAACAAGAATGGATTTATAATTCTCCAGGAATATGGACAGGTTTAAGAATTTGTATTGATACATTTACAAAAAAATCAGATAAAATTTTAGTTAATGGCCCAGTATTTCATCCAATTCATGCAATAATTGAAAAAAGTGAAAGAGAAATGGTTGTTAATGAACTTGTTAGAAAAGATAATCATTATGAAATTGATTTTATTGATTTTGAAAAGCAACTTCAAAGTGGTATTAAATTATTTGTTTTAATTAATCCACAAAACCCAACTGGAAGAATATTTAATTATGATGAATTATTAAAAATTGCCAAGCTTTGTTTAAAATATAATGTTCTTATTATTAGCGATGAAGTTCATGGGAATATTACTTTTGATAATAATAAATTTATTCCAATCGCAAGTATTGATGAAAAAATTGCTCAAAATACAATTACAATCAGCTCAGTTTCTAAAGCATACAATTTACAAGGTTTAACATATGCTTATTTAATTATGCCAAATAAAAAACACCAAGAAGAATATAATAACTCATTACAAGGTTATGATTTGGATTTTGCTACTAACATTTTTAGCATGAGTGCTTTACAAAGTGCTTTTGATTTTGGAGATGAATGGTTAAATGAATTAAATAAATATCTACAAAAAAACTTAGATTTTCTTCAAACATTTATTGAAAAAAACATACCAAGCATTAAAGTGATTAGACCAGAGGGAAGTTATCTAGTTTGGCTAGATGTTTCATCGTTAAATTTAAATGCTGATGAATTAGAAAAATTATTTATTGAGAAAGGAAAAATGTATTTTTCTTTTGAAAGTAGTTTTGGTTTGAATGATGGAAATTATTTAAGATTGAATTTTGGTTGTTCAAGAGTTATTTTAAAACGAGCACTAGATAGAATAAAGGAATTAATACAAAATGATAATGAATAA
- a CDS encoding DNA-binding MarR family transcriptional regulator (product_source=COG1846; cath_funfam=1.10.10.10; cog=COG1846; pfam=PF01047; smart=SM00347; superfamily=46785), which translates to MGNKDVILNEILVELFNHILYLEEQNIQMKGIQLTMNEVHTLEAIRESDDAIMSNVAKKLMITFGTMTTAIKKLEQKGYVNRIKDDNDARIVRLELTSKANQALRIHDNFHKNMIETVLTDLSDTEEDVLLNSLVKIKEYFKKRDRY; encoded by the coding sequence ATGGGCAATAAGGATGTTATTTTAAACGAGATATTAGTTGAGTTATTTAATCATATTTTATATCTTGAAGAACAAAATATTCAAATGAAAGGTATTCAATTAACGATGAATGAGGTTCATACTTTAGAAGCAATAAGAGAATCTGATGATGCGATAATGAGTAATGTTGCTAAAAAGTTAATGATAACTTTTGGAACAATGACAACAGCAATTAAAAAACTTGAACAAAAGGGTTATGTTAATCGAATAAAAGATGATAATGATGCTCGAATTGTTAGATTAGAACTAACAAGTAAAGCTAATCAGGCTTTGAGAATACATGATAATTTTCATAAAAATATGATTGAAACTGTTTTAACAGATTTAAGTGATACTGAAGAAGATGTTTTATTAAATTCTTTAGTAAAAATAAAAGAATATTTTAAAAAGAGAGATCGCTATTAA